In a single window of the Fusobacterium varium genome:
- the eno gene encoding phosphopyruvate hydratase has product MTRIADVVAREILDSRGNPTVEVDVILECGAKGRAAVPSGASTGAYEAVELRDGDKSRYLGKGVLTAVNNVNTEIKEAILGMDALDQVAVDTKMIELDGTPNKGRLGANAILGVSLAVAKAAAEALGMPLYKYLGGVNTKELPLPMMNILNGGSHADSAVDVQEFMIQPVGAKDFKEAMRMGCEVFHHLGKLLKANGDSTNVGNEGGYAPAKINGTEGALDLMVEAIKKAGYEPGKDITFAMDAASSEFCKEVAPGKFEYHFEREGGVTRTSEEMVEWYAGLVEKYPIKSIEDGLGEDDWAGWQLLTARLGEKVQLVGDDLFVTNTERLKKGIELKAANSILIKLNQIGSLTETLDAIEMAKRAGMTAVVSHRSGETEDATIADIAVATNAGQIKTGSTSRTDRMAKYNQLLRIEDELGATAQYKGLDVFYNLSK; this is encoded by the coding sequence ATGACAAGAATAGCTGATGTAGTAGCAAGAGAAATCCTTGACTCAAGAGGAAACCCTACAGTAGAAGTAGACGTAATACTAGAATGTGGAGCAAAAGGAAGAGCAGCAGTTCCATCTGGAGCTTCAACAGGAGCTTATGAAGCAGTAGAATTAAGAGATGGAGATAAATCAAGATACCTTGGAAAAGGTGTTCTTACAGCTGTAAACAATGTAAACACAGAAATCAAAGAAGCAATCTTAGGAATGGACGCATTAGATCAAGTTGCAGTAGATACAAAAATGATCGAATTAGACGGAACTCCTAACAAAGGAAGACTAGGAGCAAATGCAATTCTTGGTGTATCTTTAGCAGTAGCTAAAGCAGCAGCAGAAGCATTAGGAATGCCTCTATACAAATATCTTGGAGGAGTAAACACTAAAGAATTACCTCTACCAATGATGAACATCCTTAACGGAGGATCACACGCTGACTCTGCAGTTGACGTTCAAGAATTCATGATCCAACCAGTTGGAGCAAAAGATTTCAAAGAAGCTATGAGAATGGGATGTGAAGTATTCCACCACTTAGGAAAACTATTAAAAGCTAATGGAGATTCTACTAACGTAGGAAACGAAGGTGGATATGCTCCTGCTAAAATAAACGGAACTGAAGGAGCTTTAGACCTTATGGTTGAAGCTATCAAAAAAGCTGGATATGAACCAGGAAAAGATATAACTTTCGCAATGGACGCTGCATCAAGTGAATTCTGTAAAGAAGTAGCACCTGGAAAATTCGAATACCACTTCGAAAGAGAAGGAGGAGTTACTAGAACTTCTGAAGAAATGGTTGAATGGTATGCAGGACTTGTAGAAAAATATCCAATCAAATCTATCGAAGATGGATTAGGAGAAGACGACTGGGCTGGATGGCAACTATTAACAGCTAGACTAGGAGAAAAAGTTCAACTAGTTGGAGACGACCTATTCGTAACTAACACTGAAAGACTTAAAAAAGGAATTGAATTAAAAGCTGCTAACTCAATCCTTATCAAACTTAACCAAATCGGATCATTAACTGAAACTCTAGATGCTATCGAAATGGCTAAAAGAGCAGGAATGACTGCAGTTGTTTCTCACAGATCTGGAGAAACTGAAGATGCTACAATAGCTGATATCGCTGTTGCAACAAACGCAGGACAAATCAAAACTGGATCAACTTCTAGAACTGATAGAATGGCTAAATACAACCAATTACTAAGAATAGAAGATGAACTAGGAGCTACTGCTCAATACAAAGGATTAGATGTATTCTACAACCTTTCAAAATAG
- the pykF gene encoding pyruvate kinase PykF — MKKTKIVCTIGPKSESVEMLGKLLDAGMNMMRMNFSHGDYEEHGNRIKNLRQVMAETGKRAAIVLDTKGPEIRTIKLVNGEDVKIVAGQNFTFTTDKTVIGDATRVAVTYEGFTSDLKAGDTVLVDDGLLEFTVTEVVGNEVRCVAQNNGELGENKGVNLPNVSVNLPALSEKDINDLKFGCEQGIDYVAASFIRKADDVRAVRRVLDENGGQNVQIISKIENQEGVDNFEEILALSDGIMVARGDLGVEVPVEDVPVAQKMMINRCNAVGKVVITATQMLDSMIKNPRPTRAEVNDVANAILDGTDCVMLSGESAKGKYPVEAVTVMARIAEKMDPLVKPTNKCANEEITITSAVAKGTAEVSESLGAKVIVVATQSGRAARDMRRYFPTATILAITNNEKTANQLMISRGVVPFVDGNAESLDSFFALAEKVAVELGLATTGDIIVATCGESVFKQGTTNSVKVIEVK, encoded by the coding sequence TTGAAAAAAACTAAAATCGTTTGTACGATAGGGCCAAAATCTGAATCAGTAGAAATGCTAGGAAAATTACTAGATGCAGGAATGAACATGATGAGAATGAACTTCTCTCACGGAGATTACGAAGAACACGGAAATAGAATAAAAAATTTAAGACAAGTAATGGCTGAAACTGGAAAAAGAGCAGCTATTGTATTAGATACAAAAGGACCTGAAATCAGAACTATTAAACTTGTAAATGGTGAAGATGTAAAAATCGTTGCAGGTCAAAACTTTACATTTACTACAGATAAAACTGTTATAGGAGATGCAACAAGAGTTGCAGTAACTTATGAAGGATTCACTTCAGACTTAAAAGCTGGAGATACAGTTCTTGTAGATGATGGATTATTAGAATTCACAGTTACTGAAGTAGTTGGAAATGAAGTAAGATGTGTTGCTCAAAACAACGGAGAATTAGGAGAAAACAAAGGAGTTAACCTACCTAACGTATCTGTAAATCTTCCAGCACTTTCTGAAAAAGATATTAACGACTTAAAATTCGGATGCGAACAAGGAATTGATTATGTAGCAGCTTCATTCATCAGAAAAGCTGACGACGTAAGAGCAGTAAGAAGAGTACTAGATGAAAACGGTGGACAAAATGTTCAAATTATCTCTAAAATAGAAAACCAAGAAGGAGTAGACAACTTCGAAGAAATTCTTGCTCTATCTGATGGAATCATGGTAGCAAGAGGAGACCTTGGAGTAGAAGTTCCAGTTGAAGATGTACCAGTAGCACAAAAAATGATGATCAACAGATGTAATGCAGTTGGAAAAGTTGTTATTACAGCTACTCAAATGTTAGATTCAATGATCAAAAACCCAAGACCTACAAGAGCAGAAGTAAACGACGTTGCTAATGCAATACTTGATGGTACAGATTGTGTAATGCTTTCTGGAGAATCAGCAAAAGGAAAATATCCAGTAGAAGCAGTTACTGTAATGGCTAGAATTGCTGAAAAAATGGATCCATTAGTAAAACCAACAAATAAATGTGCTAACGAAGAAATAACAATCACTTCAGCAGTTGCAAAAGGAACAGCAGAAGTAAGCGAATCTTTAGGAGCAAAAGTTATAGTTGTTGCAACTCAATCAGGAAGAGCAGCTAGAGACATGAGAAGATACTTCCCAACAGCAACAATCCTAGCTATAACAAACAACGAAAAAACAGCTAACCAATTAATGATTTCAAGAGGAGTAGTTCCATTTGTTGATGGAAATGCAGAAAGCTTAGATTCATTCTTCGCACTAGCTGAAAAAGTAGCAGTAGAATTAGGATTAGCTACAACTGGAGATATCATCGTAGCAACTTGTGGAGAAAGCGTATTCAAACAAGGAACTACAAACTCTGTTAAAGTAATAGAAGTAAAATAA
- a CDS encoding tyrosine--tRNA ligase has protein sequence MENVFDVLVERGYLKQFTHEEEMREILGKEKVTFYIGFDPTADSLHVGHFIAMMFMAHMQKHGHRPIALVGGGTAMIGDPSGRTDMRKMMTKETIAHNVACIKKQMEKFIDFSEGRAILENNADWLLGLNYIDFIRDIGAHFSVNRMLAAECFKTRMESGLSFLEFNYMLMQGYDFLVLNKKYGCTMELGGDDQWSNMIAGVELIRKKEQKQAYAMTCTLLTNSEGKKMGKTAKGALWLDPEKTTPHEFYQYWRNVDDADVEKCLALLTFLPMDEVRRLGALEGAEINEAKKVLAYEITKMIHGEEEAMKAKSAAEALFGAGQDMSNVPAVEISEEQLGTGIVDLLVEKGVMKTKSEGRRLVQQNGLSVNDEKVKDFAMPVTRELFKDNEFLVKMGKKKFYKVVLK, from the coding sequence ATGGAAAACGTATTTGATGTGCTTGTAGAACGTGGATATTTAAAACAATTTACTCATGAAGAAGAGATGAGAGAGATATTAGGGAAAGAGAAAGTAACATTCTATATAGGATTTGATCCAACAGCTGACAGTTTACATGTTGGACACTTTATAGCTATGATGTTTATGGCTCATATGCAAAAACATGGACACAGACCTATTGCTCTAGTAGGTGGGGGAACTGCTATGATAGGAGACCCTAGTGGAAGAACAGATATGAGAAAGATGATGACTAAAGAAACAATAGCTCATAATGTTGCTTGTATCAAAAAACAAATGGAAAAATTTATTGATTTCTCAGAAGGAAGAGCTATTCTTGAAAACAATGCAGATTGGTTATTAGGACTTAACTATATTGATTTTATAAGAGATATTGGAGCTCACTTCTCAGTAAACAGAATGCTAGCTGCTGAATGTTTTAAAACTAGAATGGAGTCTGGACTTTCTTTCTTAGAATTTAACTATATGTTAATGCAAGGATATGACTTCTTAGTTTTAAATAAAAAATATGGTTGTACAATGGAACTTGGTGGAGATGACCAATGGTCAAATATGATTGCAGGAGTAGAATTAATTAGAAAAAAAGAACAAAAACAAGCTTATGCTATGACTTGTACTCTACTTACTAATAGTGAAGGTAAGAAAATGGGAAAAACAGCAAAGGGAGCTTTATGGCTTGACCCAGAAAAAACAACTCCACATGAATTCTATCAATACTGGAGAAATGTTGATGATGCTGATGTAGAAAAATGTCTAGCTCTATTAACATTCTTACCTATGGATGAAGTAAGAAGATTAGGAGCTCTTGAAGGAGCAGAAATTAATGAAGCTAAAAAAGTTCTAGCTTATGAAATAACAAAAATGATTCATGGTGAAGAGGAAGCTATGAAGGCTAAATCTGCAGCAGAAGCATTATTTGGAGCAGGACAAGATATGAGTAATGTTCCAGCTGTTGAAATATCAGAGGAACAATTAGGAACTGGAATTGTAGATCTATTAGTTGAAAAAGGTGTTATGAAAACTAAAAGTGAAGGAAGAAGACTTGTTCAACAAAATGGATTAAGTGTAAATGATGAAAAAGTAAAAGATTTTGCTATGCCTGTAACAAGAGAACTTTTCAAAGATAATGAGTTCTTAGTAAAAATGGGTAAAAAGAAATTCTATAAAGTAGTTTTAAAATAA
- the nth gene encoding endonuclease III — protein MVDVILRKMEEKDIPALYENIHLNYVKKYFPDSEKEQWEAHKRWYSFVINSPSYLFYTVESLSREFLGTVKFELEGKREAVVSVYLVKSIRGKGYAETVLLNSINELTFEKPQLTKISAYILEENEISQKVFRKVGFQRKKLKDFNGTEHILFEKKLKTLEGKTMTKKDKVKKILEILHEKFGNPKCALDYQTPFELLVAVILSAQCTDVRVNMVTKEMYKKVNTPEQFAALPVEEIEEMIKSTGFFRNKAKNIKLCSEQLLSEYNGEIPQEMDKLVKLAGVGRKTANVVRGEIWGLADGITVDTHVKRLSNLIGLVKNDDPIKIEKDLMKIVPKESWIDFSHYLILQGRDKCIARRPKCSECEIKEYCNYGKNKDK, from the coding sequence TTGGTTGATGTTATATTGAGAAAGATGGAGGAAAAGGATATTCCAGCTCTATATGAGAATATTCATTTGAATTATGTAAAAAAGTACTTCCCTGACTCTGAAAAGGAGCAGTGGGAAGCTCATAAAAGATGGTATAGTTTTGTTATCAACTCTCCATCATATCTTTTTTATACTGTTGAAAGTTTAAGTAGAGAATTTTTAGGAACAGTAAAATTTGAATTGGAAGGAAAAAGAGAAGCTGTAGTAAGTGTGTATCTTGTAAAAAGTATAAGAGGGAAGGGATATGCTGAAACTGTACTTCTCAATAGCATCAATGAACTCACTTTTGAAAAGCCTCAATTAACTAAGATTTCTGCCTATATATTGGAAGAAAATGAGATTTCACAAAAAGTTTTTAGAAAAGTAGGATTTCAGAGAAAAAAATTAAAAGATTTTAATGGAACAGAACATATCTTATTTGAAAAAAAATTAAAAACTTTAGAGGGAAAAACTATGACAAAAAAAGATAAAGTAAAAAAAATACTTGAAATATTACATGAAAAGTTTGGTAATCCTAAGTGTGCTTTAGATTATCAAACTCCTTTTGAGCTTCTTGTGGCTGTTATTCTGTCTGCTCAATGTACAGATGTAAGAGTTAATATGGTAACTAAAGAGATGTACAAAAAAGTTAATACTCCAGAACAATTTGCTGCTCTTCCAGTTGAAGAGATAGAAGAGATGATAAAGAGTACAGGATTTTTTAGAAATAAAGCTAAAAATATAAAGCTTTGCAGTGAACAACTTTTATCTGAATATAATGGTGAAATTCCACAGGAGATGGATAAACTTGTAAAATTAGCAGGAGTTGGAAGAAAAACAGCTAATGTTGTAAGAGGAGAGATATGGGGATTGGCAGATGGAATAACTGTTGATACTCATGTAAAAAGATTATCTAATTTAATAGGGCTGGTAAAAAATGATGATCCTATAAAAATAGAAAAAGATCTTATGAAAATAGTTCCAAAAGAATCTTGGATAGACTTTTCTCACTATTTAATTTTACAGGGAAGAGACAAATGTATAGCTAGACGACCTAAGTGTAGTGAGTGTGAGATAAAAGAGTATTGTAACTATGGAAAAAATAAAGATAAATAA